A portion of the Lolium rigidum isolate FL_2022 chromosome 1, APGP_CSIRO_Lrig_0.1, whole genome shotgun sequence genome contains these proteins:
- the LOC124684718 gene encoding thaumatin-like protein, with the protein MATAAALVATSLLVSLLLLAGGASAATLALYNKCGETVWPGIQPGAGKEILARGGFQLAPNRATSIRLPTGWSGRVWGRQGCRFDAAGRGKCATGDCGGALYCNGAGGTPPATLAEITLAATPAALDFYDVSLVDGYNVAIAMAPYHGSGANCRAAGCVSDLNSVCPAGLAVRGGNKVVGCRSACAAYGNAEYCCTGQFGGPQQCKPTNYSRLFKRACPKAYSYAYDDPTSILTCSSGTSYVVTFCPHRR; encoded by the coding sequence atggcgacggcggcggccctcGTGGCCACCAGCCTCCTGGTGTCGCTTCTCCTCCTCGCGggcggcgcgtcggcggcgacgcTGGCGCTGTACAACAAGTGCGGCGAGACGGTGTGGCCAGGCATCCAGCCGGGCGCCGGGAAGGAGATCCTGGCCCGCGGCGGGTTCCAGCTAGCCCCGAACCGTGCCACCTCGATCCGGCTCCCCACGGGGTGGTCGGGCCGCGTGTGGGGGCGGCAGGGCTGCCGCTTCGACGCCGCCGGGCGCGGCAAGTGCGCGACGGGCGACTGCGGCGGCGCGCTCTACTGCAACGGGGCGGGGGGCACCCCGCCGGCCACGCTGGCGGAGATCACTCTCGCCGCGACCCCCGCGGCGCTCGACTTCTACGACGTGAGCCTGGTGGACGGCTACAACGTGGCCATCGCCATGGCGCCGTACCACGGCTCCGGCGCCAACTGCCGCGCCGCCGGCTGCGTCAGCGACCTCAACAGCGTCTGCCCCGCCGGCCTGGCGGTGCGCGGCGGGAACAAGGTGGTGGGGTGCCGCAGCGCGTGCGCGGCCTACGGGAACGCCGAGTACTGCTGCACGGGGCAGTTCGGCGGGCCGCAGCAGTGCAAGCCGACGAACTACTCGAGGCTGTTCAAGCGGGCCTGCCCGAAGGCATACTCCTACGCGTACGACGACCCGACCTCCATCCTCACCTGCAGCTCCGGCACCTCCTACGTCGTCACCTTCTGCCCTCACCGCCGCTAG